The genomic interval CCGGGATTTTCTCCTTTATACACTACTGCATCGTTTAGCGCATCCTCTTGCAGAATGATTCTGTCTTTGCGCTTGAGGCTACAGTTTATCAGCATGCGGGAGAGAATCTTATAGCGCCCCTCCACCAAATCTCTGATGGATGAGCTTATTTCCGGCAACGTGCTTTCCGAAAGGAAACCTAAGTAACCCAGATTGATTCCCAAAATCGGTGCTCCGGTTTTTAGCGCAATCTCCTTTGCTTTTAGAATGGTTCCATCTCCTCCAAACACCAATATACAGTCGATTGCCGTTACCTTCTTCTTTCCATCAAAATCTACCACTTGCACTGGATCCTGCAGAATATCTTGTTGAGAACTATCGCCAAAAAAGTGTAGATCATTCCCAGAGTGAGCTAATGAGCTGTTTTCTTCCTTTAATCTGTATAATAGCTTAAAAATACTGGACTGATCAGCAAATCCGGGATTTATGTATACTGCAAAGTTCTTCATATATTTTCCATTATCCATCTATAGGATTCATAACGCATAGGATCCAGATTCCCGTTCTCTAATGCATTTAAAACTGCACATCCTTCCTCTTGAATATGTTTACAATCTCTAAAGCGGCAATAGGGGTAAAAGCGATCAAATCCAGGAAAT from Candidatus Cloacimonadota bacterium carries:
- a CDS encoding NAD(+)/NADH kinase, with amino-acid sequence MKNFAVYINPGFADQSSIFKLLYRLKEENSSLAHSGNDLHFFGDSSQQDILQDPVQVVDFDGKKKVTAIDCILVFGGDGTILKAKEIALKTGAPILGINLGYLGFLSESTLPEISSSIRDLVEGRYKILSRMLINCSLKRKDRIILQEDALNDAVVYKGENPGLINARIFASGRYVFDARCDGVVVCTPTGSTAYSLSAGGPILAPQMKAMVLSPLNPHLLTIRPMVFPAEEKLSLKIYKLSQSASLQIDGSNVCPINEKDEIHISASNREVHFIKLSKRTFYRILRNKMHLGK